One segment of Castanea sativa cultivar Marrone di Chiusa Pesio chromosome 3, ASM4071231v1 DNA contains the following:
- the LOC142628813 gene encoding uncharacterized protein LOC142628813: protein MSDGWINQKQQPIMNFLVYCPRGAIFLKSIDTSGLTKDAETLFNIFDSVVQEIGVEYIVQLITDNAFAYKKVGKKLQQKYGTLFWSPCAAHCIDLMLENIANPKWFPLVDEAIKKAKKITKFIYNHGVVLDLMRQDFTNGKELCRPAITRFATNFLSLQSMLRFKKELRQMFTSDKWLSCPHAKTAVGKEISKIVLEDYSFWSQCKNIVKVSESLVRVLRLVDGDEKPAMGYLYEAMDKAKEEIKRRLKHKVSLYGHYIRVIDARWDKQLHSPLHAAGCFLNPAIYFRPSFKRQNEVQRGLLCTLMRLVPDPDIQDKISSQLDEYKNSIGDFGTSLAIRQRERLNPVSWWEQFGLGAPDLHSFAIRVLSQCCSATGCARNWSTFEYVHSKKRNRLEHKLVNDLVFVHYNLRLRERNIQRNKYALDPISLDNIDLMGDWVAEEPALLNPDDINWDCLNEPAALVNVEEDVELETIDIDDDDDDDDDNNNEHGLTNLPMGASSSCGSSFDDEIDPSLMDDDEEEE, encoded by the exons ATGTCTGATGGGTGGATAAATCAAAAACAGCAaccaataatgaattttttggtGTATTGTCCAAGGGGTGCCATATTCTTGAAATCTATTGACACTTCAGGCCTTACAAAGGATGCTGAAACGTTATTCAATATATTTGATTCTGTTGTTCAAGAAATTGGTGTGGAATATATTGTGCAATTGATTACAGATAATGCTTTTGCCTATAAAAAAGTTGGAAAAAAATTACAGCAGAagtatggtactttattttggTCTCCTTGTGCAGCTCATTGCATAGACTTGATGTTGGAGAATATTGCTAATCCTAAGTGGTTCCCTCTTGTTGATGAAGCAATTAAGAAGGcaaaaaagataacaaagttCATTTACAACCATGGAGTTGTTTTAGACTTGATGAGGCAAGATTTTACAAATGGAAAAGAGTTATGTCGTCCTGCAATTACAAGGTTTGCCACTAACTTCTTAAGTCTACAGAGCATGCTAAGGTTCAAAAAAGAGCTTAGACAAATGTTCACTAGTGATAAATGGCTTTCATGCCCCCATGCTAAGACTGCCGTTGGGAAGGAGataagtaaaattgttttggaaGATTATTCGTTTTGGTCTCAATGCAAGAACATAGTGAAAGTTAGTGAGTCTTTAGTTAGAGTACTTCGTCTTGTTGATGGGGATGAGAAACCTGCTATGGGGTACTTGTATGAAGCAATGGACAAAGCAAAAgaggaaataaaaagaaggtTGAAGCACAAAGTTTCTTTGTATGGACATTATATTAGAGTTATTGATGCTAGATGGGACAAACAACTTCATAGTCCTTTGCATGCAGCAGGTTGCTTTCTTAACCCTGCAATTTACTTTAGGCCTTCATTTAAAAGGCAAAATGAAGTTCAAAGAGGGTTGCTATGCACTCTAATGAGGTTAGTTCCCGATCCTGACATTCAAGACAAGATAAGTTCACAACTTGATGAGTACAAAAACTCAATTGGTGACTTTGGCACATCACTAGCAATCCGCCAACGAGAGAGACTAAATCCAG TTTCATGGTGGGAGCAATTTGGCCTTGGAGCTCCAGATTTACATTCATTTGCCATTCGTGTGCTAAGTCAATGTTGTAGTGCAACTGGTTGTGCGAGAAATTGGAGCACATTTGAATATGTTCactcaaagaagagaaatagaTTGGAACATAAACTAGTAAATGATTTGGTCTTTGTCCATTATAATTTGAGGCTTCGAGAAAG GAACATTCAAAGGAATAAGTATGCATTGGATCCTATAAGCTTGGATAACATTGACTTGATGGGAGATTGGGTGGCTGAAGAACCTGCACTTCTTAATCCAGATGACATAAATTGGGATTGTCTTAATGAACCAGCAGCCCTAGTGAATGTGGAAGAGGATGTTGAACTTGAAACTATTGAtattgatgacgatgatgatgatgatgatgacaacaaCAATGAACATGGTTTGACAAATCTTCCAATGGGTGCTAGTAGTTCTTGTGGGAGttcttttgatgatgaaattGATCCTTCTCTCatggatgatgatgaggaggaggagtaa